The following are from one region of the Candidatus Neomarinimicrobiota bacterium genome:
- a CDS encoding T9SS type A sorting domain-containing protein, with protein sequence MSRQPPIYHGSLSKINEGFILYRIHSRIRIIFYCLIIGFLLPSISYAQPKIIWSKTYGGTNTDVAESVIETNDGNFVFTNIGNLIKIDNQGNRLWSVGLMGSGKSLVQTADGGYVITGGVSGNLMILKSSSAGEIIWQTVLNNSATEIGLDISINANEEFIVTGKSHPYHSFTQSIVVASFGVNGELLWKKEHGSGIIDIGEDIISLSDGNIVVTGGFVTNPDDATDLLFLKLGAEGDAIWNKTYGGSGGDNGKKIIETKDGGLLAVGNISLFGTKNQDLWIIKTDSNGDSLWTKTYGGPFNESAYSVIQSEIGGYIVVGDSGVGDHHTGGGDLWLLKIDESGNLLWTETFGDGGSDGGRSIFNTKDGGFVVSGFKSDSGNLDAWILRFAPEQAVSVIGFPLNIPIKFKLSQNYPNPFNPLTTIRYALPAAAEVLLAIYNIRGEEVARLVNGEQPAGNYQVSWDASNVASGVYIYRLTTGEFTEIKKMVLLK encoded by the coding sequence ATGTCAAGACAGCCACCGATATATCATGGAAGCTTGTCTAAAATAAATGAAGGATTCATATTGTATAGAATTCACTCAAGAATTCGAATAATTTTCTATTGTTTGATTATAGGATTCTTATTACCCTCAATTTCATACGCACAACCGAAAATCATCTGGTCGAAAACTTATGGTGGTACAAATACTGACGTAGCAGAGTCGGTAATTGAAACTAATGACGGAAATTTTGTATTTACTAATATCGGGAATCTGATAAAAATTGATAATCAAGGCAATCGATTATGGTCTGTTGGTTTAATGGGCTCCGGGAAGTCTTTGGTGCAGACGGCTGATGGAGGTTATGTGATTACAGGAGGTGTTTCAGGTAATTTAATGATCTTAAAGTCAAGTTCTGCGGGAGAAATTATCTGGCAAACAGTGTTAAATAATAGTGCCACTGAAATTGGGCTTGATATTAGCATAAATGCCAACGAAGAATTCATTGTTACTGGAAAAAGTCATCCGTACCATTCCTTTACCCAAAGTATTGTTGTTGCCAGTTTTGGCGTTAATGGAGAACTTCTATGGAAGAAGGAACATGGAAGCGGAATTATTGACATAGGCGAAGACATCATTTCTTTATCAGATGGCAATATTGTTGTAACAGGAGGTTTCGTTACAAATCCTGATGATGCCACCGATTTACTTTTTCTCAAATTGGGAGCAGAGGGCGATGCCATTTGGAATAAGACTTATGGTGGTAGCGGGGGAGATAACGGAAAAAAGATCATCGAAACTAAAGATGGAGGCCTATTAGCGGTTGGCAACATAAGTTTGTTTGGTACTAAAAATCAAGATTTGTGGATTATAAAAACTGACTCGAATGGTGATTCTTTATGGACCAAAACATACGGGGGACCATTCAATGAATCAGCATATTCGGTCATTCAATCAGAGATAGGAGGTTACATAGTCGTTGGTGATTCAGGTGTTGGCGATCATCATACAGGTGGTGGTGATCTCTGGTTATTAAAAATAGACGAAAGTGGTAATCTTTTATGGACTGAAACATTTGGTGATGGAGGATCCGATGGCGGTAGATCTATTTTTAATACGAAGGACGGTGGATTTGTAGTCTCCGGATTTAAAAGTGATTCTGGAAATTTGGATGCATGGATCTTGAGATTCGCCCCCGAGCAAGCAGTAAGTGTAATTGGTTTCCCCCTCAATATTCCTATCAAATTTAAACTGTCACAAAACTACCCCAATCCGTTCAATCCGTTGACAACCATCCGGTATGCACTTCCTGCAGCAGCAGAAGTCCTACTGGCAATATATAACATTCGCGGGGAGGAAGTAGCCCGTCTAGTAAATGGTGAACAACCGGCTGGGAACTACCAAGTATCATGGGATGCTTCAAATGTAGCAAGTGGAGTATATATTTACAGACTCACAACGGGTGAGTTCACAGAAATAAAGAAAATGGTGCTACTGAAATAA
- a CDS encoding RagB/SusD family nutrient uptake outer membrane protein, translating to MNNMDINSKSYQYFRRIIPMKSVLIIISMLAFSVLGCGELDFDNPNAPILENAAEIPIQNLVTGAEAGMRVSLAIYLRDVSIIGREAYYFEPADPRYTGELMNDRLDPGGFLVNNPWTARYNVINNCNLLLEVKLPQLVGDALADERAGLEGFAKTIIAYQLLLNLNLMNDNGVQLDFSGDFSSPLSSKGDSFAKIASLLDEANSLLGNGGNAFIFSLSSGFSGFDTPATFQLFNRALAARVAVYRGLYADALTALNGSFVDESADLDVGVFHVYSTGLGDQTNQVFESPGAEVIKWMGHPTFETDAESGDIRFENKVIKRVVADPNNPGQTLPDVTTFDNLTTDLGVTIVGGSSDPLPIIRNEELLLLRAEANIGLGAFAAAEADINVVRDAAGLSASPTLDANNALNQLLHEKRYSLFLEGHRWIDMRRYGKLGDLPIDRAGDAVVTDFPVPETEVPEP from the coding sequence ATGAATAACATGGATATCAACAGCAAATCATATCAATATTTTAGAAGGATAATTCCTATGAAATCTGTACTTATTATAATTTCGATGTTAGCATTCTCTGTGTTAGGCTGCGGAGAACTAGATTTCGATAATCCGAACGCGCCGATTTTAGAAAATGCCGCAGAAATACCTATTCAAAACCTTGTTACCGGCGCTGAAGCGGGTATGAGGGTCAGTCTCGCTATTTATTTACGTGATGTATCTATCATAGGAAGAGAGGCTTACTATTTTGAGCCTGCCGATCCGAGATACACCGGTGAATTGATGAACGACAGACTCGATCCCGGCGGTTTTTTGGTTAATAACCCCTGGACTGCGAGATATAATGTAATTAATAATTGTAATCTTCTCCTGGAGGTTAAACTGCCTCAGCTGGTAGGAGATGCGTTGGCTGATGAGCGTGCAGGATTAGAGGGATTTGCCAAAACAATTATAGCTTACCAATTATTGCTGAACCTTAATTTAATGAATGATAACGGTGTTCAATTGGATTTCTCAGGTGATTTTTCTTCGCCGTTAAGCTCAAAGGGTGATTCCTTTGCTAAAATCGCAAGCTTGTTGGATGAAGCGAACAGTTTGCTCGGAAATGGCGGAAACGCATTCATATTTAGTCTTTCAAGCGGTTTCAGCGGATTTGACACACCGGCTACTTTTCAACTGTTTAACAGAGCGCTTGCCGCAAGAGTTGCTGTTTACAGAGGTTTGTATGCTGATGCTTTAACTGCTCTCAATGGTTCTTTCGTGGATGAAAGCGCTGATCTTGATGTAGGCGTATTTCATGTGTACAGCACCGGACTCGGCGACCAGACTAATCAAGTATTTGAGTCTCCCGGCGCTGAAGTAATAAAATGGATGGGGCATCCCACCTTTGAGACTGATGCGGAATCAGGAGATATTCGTTTTGAAAATAAAGTCATAAAAAGAGTAGTTGCAGACCCGAACAATCCCGGACAGACATTACCCGATGTTACTACATTTGATAACTTGACAACCGACCTCGGAGTGACAATTGTCGGCGGTTCTTCCGATCCGCTTCCCATAATCAGAAATGAAGAGCTTCTCCTTCTAAGGGCAGAAGCAAACATCGGTTTAGGAGCCTTTGCCGCTGCGGAAGCTGATATAAACGTTGTTAGAGATGCGGCAGGATTATCAGCCTCGCCTACATTAGACGCTAATAACGCGCTTAACCAGCTGCTGCATGAAAAGCGCTATTCACTATTTCTTGAAGGACATAGGTGGATTGATATGAGGCGGTACGGGAAGCTTGGGGATTTACCCATCGACCGCGCCGGAGATGCAGTTGTTACAGATTTCCCTGTACCTGAAACGGAGGTACCTGAACCTTAA